In one window of Synchiropus splendidus isolate RoL2022-P1 chromosome 15, RoL_Sspl_1.0, whole genome shotgun sequence DNA:
- the cdc42ep5 gene encoding cdc42 effector protein 5 — protein MPLHKSSRAPRLDPTMISAPLGDFRHTMHIGRGGDAFGDTSFLSTLGPRPPSADLGGPAGPSSMDSSVNHLQSEPLDTTPNNESEHLESVSSLTLDLDLDLGPSMLGDVLGVMDGLSLQDDVFSTKNSVASEEAKQMGDTELSVSIQNGKNFDESQMGDSRVPDVNGIKTKGLRPKVRFSDKREEIIRQASEEDEGQEFDFQDDDQMEHHSQGMAEVERGSGVVSQGETEFNRGDLPPSPASSHSSEYEGVTTLDRRLDSVQSETDTEDEEDEGVGRGYTFEDEFDDEIGL, from the coding sequence ATGCCGCTTCACAAATCATCCCGGGCCCCCCGCCTGGACCCCACCATGATCTCAGCCCCGCTGGGTGACTTTCGCCACACCATGCACATTGGAAGAGGAGGTGACGCGTTTGGTGACACCTCCTTCCTGTCCACGCTTGGTCCCAGACCACCCAGCGCTGACCTTGGGGGTCCTGCAGGCCCTTCATCGATGGATTCTTCAGTGAACCACCTTCAATCAGAACCACTGGACACCACACCAAACAATGAATCTGAGCATCTGGAGTCAGTGTCATCGTTGACTCTGGACTTGGATTTGGATCTTGGCCCCTCAATGCTGGGAGATGTACTCGgggtgatggatggattgaGTTTACAGGATGATGTGTTCAGTACCAAAAACAGCGTGGCGTCAGAAGAAGCGAAGCAGATGGGTGACACAGAGCTGTCTGTTAGCATACAGAATGGGAAGAACTTTGATGAAAGCCAGATGGGAGACAGCAGGGTACCAGATGTGAATGGAATCAAGACAAAGGGTCTGCGACCAAAAGTGAGGTTCAGCGACAAACGAGAGGAAATAATTCGACAGGCAtctgaggaggatgaaggtcaGGAGTTTGACTTTCAAGATGATGATCAGATGGAACACCATAGCCAGGGGATGGCTGAGGTTGAGAGGGGCTCGGGTGTGGTCAGTCAAGGTGAAACAGAGTTCAACAGAGGTGATCTGCCACCTAGTCCTGCCTCCTCTCATAGTTCGGAATACGAGGGAGTGACCACATTGGACAGGAGACTGGACAGCGTCCAGTCAGAGACTGAtacagaggatgaggaggatgaaggagtggGGCGAGGATATACATTTGAAGATGAGTTTGATGATGAAATTGGTTTATAG
- the grwd1 gene encoding glutamate-rich WD repeat-containing protein 1: MSAPEEDTFAEEGGEMEEMDDNGSDEDEGVEMEEEGGDEKKVYVPGIEPLQPGEELEMDRSAYRMYHECQTGAPCLSFDIIKDGDGEKREQYPLSMLLCAGTQAETAMANRLLVMRMYNLHGTEQDNEEEESSDEESDEEDEDADKKPQMELAMMPHYGGINRVRVTQRGDQSLAAVWSEKGQVEIFDLRPQLEAVHSSVAMAAFFSLKQQKEAVALFSFSGHMTEGFAIDWSPVVPGRLVSGDCNKNIHVWEPQEGGTSWKIDQRPFSSHTKSVEDLQWSPTEATVFASCSVDQSIRIWDIRAPPNSMLSANEAHTSDVNVISWNQSEPFLLSGGDDGLLKVWDLRQFKSGKPVANFKQHSAPITSVEWNPVDSSVFAASGADDVVSQWDLSVESCDVGARAEGMKDLPPQLLFLHQGQSEIKEVHWHPQLTGTMISTALSGFNVFRTISV; this comes from the exons ATGTCTGCTCCCGAGGAAGACACGTTTGCTGAAGAAGGAGGCGAGATGGAGGAGATGGACGACAATGGCAGCGACGAGGACGAAGgagtggagatggaggaggaaggaggggacGAGAAGAAAGTCTACGTGCCCGGAATTGAGCCACTTCAGCCgggagaggagctggagatggaCCGCTCTGCCTACCGCATGTACCATGAGTGTCAGACAG GGGCGCCTTGTCTAAGTTTCGACATTATCaaagatggtgatggagaaaagAGGGAGCAGTATCCTCTCTCAATGCTTCTGTGTGCGGGAACCCAGGCTGAGACCGCAATGGCCAACAG ACTTCTGGTCATGCGCATGTACAATCTTCATGGAACTGAGCAAGataatgaggaggaggagagcagtgacGAGGAAAGCgacgaggaggatgaagatgcgGACAAAAAGCCTCAGATGGAGCTGGCCATGATGCCTCATTATGGAGGCATAAACAGAGTCAGA GTAACTCAGCGTGGCGATCAGTCGCTGGCTGCTGTTTGGTCAGAAAAAGGACAAGTAGAAATCTTTGACCTCCGACCTCAGCTGGAGGCAGTCCACagctctgttgccatggcagcttttttttctctcaagcAACAGAAAGAAGCCGTGGCTCTTTTCAGTttctcaggtcacatgactgaaggaTTTGCTATTGATTGGTCCCCTGTTGTACCTG GTCGGCTTGTTAGTGGAGACTGTAACAAGAACATCCATGTTTGGGAGCCACAGGAAGGTGGCACTTCATGGAAGATTGACCAGCGACCCTTCAGCTCACACACCAAGTCTGTAGAGGATCTGCAGTGGTCACCAACAGAAGCCACG GTTTTTGCCTCATGCTCAGTGGATCAGTCGATCCGTATTTGGGATATCCGTGCCCCGCCCAACTCCATGCTTTCAGCCAATGAAGCGCACACGTCAGACGTCAATGTAATCAGCTGGAACCAGAGCGAACCATTTCTCCTGTCTGGAGGGGACGATGGGCTTCTGAAAGTGTGGGACTTGCGACAATTTAAG TCAGGGAAGCCAGTGGCCAACTTCAAGCAGCACAGTGCCCCCATCACCTCAGTGGAGTGGAACCCTGTGGACTCTAGCGTGTTTGCAGCATCTGGAGCGGATGACGTGGTCAGTCAGTGGGATCTGTCGGTGGAGTCATGCGATGTGGGAGCCAGGGCTGAGGGGATGAAGGACCTGCCTCCACAACTGCTGTTCCTGCACCAGGGCCAGTCTGAGATCAAGGAGGTTCACTGGCACCCTCAGCTGACGGGCACCATGATCTCCACCGCCCTGTCTGGATTTAATGTGTTTAGGACTATATCTGTGTGA
- the zgc:174888 gene encoding uncharacterized protein zgc:174888: MSLPVLLLLSFLTVRCGGCDFDWEVVKNLKMTLDSNPTGFRTVFPKDYNVEHRYTKGMLCDTDPCCVFPAAIVLLDSWQVLFRNLWDEHLNHSLVQELRDTLEKIIKKNVNTERFREEMDLTQFPALLSSPEELLKLTSDLFNRWLKVGCLQSTTTCPLPTLPPMVERKDYSPSRARLLTTRAISSIEEEDLEIMDYSLPLTNRCPSFSASLWSPLLFRLYWWWLQ; this comes from the exons ATGTCACTGCCAG TTTTGCTGTTGCTATCATTCTTGACTGTCCGATGTGGTGGATGTGACTTTGACTGGGAGGTTGTGAAGAACTTAAAAATGACTCTTGACTCGAACCCAACTGGATTT cGGACCGTGTTTCCAAAAGATTACAATGTAGAGCATCGCTACACAAAAGGCATGCTTTGTGACACTGATCCG TGTTGTGTGTTTCCTGCTGCAATCGTCCTCCTGGACTCCTGGCAAGTACTTTTCAGAAACCTCTGGGACGAGCATCTAAATCACTCCTTGGTGCAGGAGCTGAgagacacactggaaaaaatCATAAAGAAGAATGTAAACACAGAG AGGTTCCGGGAGGAGATGGACTTGACCCAGTTTCCCGCATTACTATCCTCTCCGGAAGAGCTCCTTAAGTTAACATCAGATCTTTTCAACCGGTGGCTCAAGGTTGGATGCCTACAGTCTACTACGACTTGCCCCCTCCCCACTCTGCCGCCAATGGTTGAAAGAAAGGACTACAGCCCATCGAGGGCAAGACTTTTAACCACTCGTGCAATTAGCAGCATTGAGGAAGAAGACCTCGAAATCATGGACTATTCACTGCCACTAACCAACAGATGCCCGTCCTTCTCAGCTTCTCTCTGGAGTCCTTTGCTTTTCAGACTATACTGGTGGTGGCTGCAGTAA